The following nucleotide sequence is from Trifolium pratense cultivar HEN17-A07 linkage group LG2, ARS_RC_1.1, whole genome shotgun sequence.
CACTAAAAGAAGTATGTATTTGAAGTGTAAAATTTGATGATGGTTTTATATCACTAataaataaccaaaaaaatttgtgGTCTTTTCAAATACATACTTCTCAAATTATTGAGGGAACAACACTAATTCATTATGTATTGATGATGAGATTCCATTAATAATATGGGGATGGAGAAAGTAGTCTCAtgaaataatttgattattgTCTTTTCTTTTGTATATCTTTATCATCATTCGTCAACATTTCATTCGTGTACAATTTGTTTGTTTAGGTAAATTGGGGTAGTCCAGATCTAATTAAATTTCATGGTATATATTGTAGTTTTGTAGCTTAGAAATGTCATATTGCTTTTTTCATTTCGGGATCTCACTTAGAGATTATTGGgtcaattatatttttaatccctctaaattaaagtttatttttagttcatttaaaaatttcctttatactttgaagtttgaatcctctaaatatttgttaatttttagaCTATCTaactcataagtcataacctTAATTTTGAGCTCAAGTTTAACTATTTAGCGCATAAACtaaatttaacaaattaattatcaaATTGAATCTAAAATTATTTTCGAATGAGTTCGATTCTTGATTTCTTGTCCTAGCCCTGtctatatatagtatataccaTGATGTTTATGTTTGCATAAAGACACCAGCATATGTCAGTCATTTCTAGGACTACTAGTGCACGACTCATCCTATACACCTAAACACCGCTCAAAATTAATCATCACAAATTAGATGCAATAGCATTAGCATGTTATATATAGAGCAACTAAGATAtttgaaaaatggaaaaaccAATGGAAAAATCTTCACCACATGTGCTAATCTTTCCTTGTCCAGCACAAGGCCATGTAAACTCAATGCTAAAACTAGCTGAACTTCTTGCAATTCAAAATCTCCACATAACTTTCCTCAACACAAAATACATCCACAATCGACTCATTCAATTCAATGATGATATTCAAGCTCTTTTAGAATTGATTCATTTTCGTACTATTAGTCCTTGTTGCTTTTGGGCTTATTTTGtgctcttttcttttttgccgTTTTATCTTTTGATTGTAATTTATTGCCGTTCACGCTCTATTTGGTTGGttcaatttatttgttttgcaCATCAAGGTTATTTATTGGTGTGACTTTAACGAATtcacaacataaaaaaaatgttttcctttttttcGACACTATTTGGTTTTGTGTCCGATAAATGTATAATCACCGTATAACACGTGCGCGGGAAATTCAAACAAGTGttcaaaaacaatttattttttctttgcttcaACACACCATTGAACATGTGTGGTGACAATGTTGATCAATGATGTGGTTTTGGAAAAGTATCAATGAGGGAGTTAAAGgcattaaattttattacaatatttttaacttatttaatatagatggataaataaaggtctAAAAATACAATCATATctcatttttgaattttttttaactaaataaattaatcaattaagatcttttataaataatattattattttatttaattataataaatatgtGTCGGTGTCCTATGTTTTTTAAATTATCAGTGTTGACGTGTCGGTTTTGGTGTCGTGTCAGTGCGTGTGTCAGAGTCCTACATATTAGTAATGGTAATATAGTTAGCCTGTTAGTTAGTTTCGATTAGTCACTtggttagttaattagttagttagttggttaTTATTTCTGTTATTTGACAGTTTTCTTCTGTTAGTTTCTGTTGcattctcctatatatataacagACTAGGCCTAGTGCAGAATACTTTTACATATCTACCTTTCTAATCACATTAAGTTTAGTTTTCTACTTTTCTTGCTAACAAAGATTTCCATGGAAGTTACCATGGATGAAGAAGAAATAGGGCTAAAGATAGAAGATATTATGTGTACGTTTAAGAACATGGATGGAGGACCTGGAAAGTTGATAGTTGGAGTCAGCAAGGCTATGGAACAAATCAATGATCTCATTGATAAGCACAAAAAGAATGAGGAAGCACCACCATCTCTCAGTCAAGAGACTCTTTTGACTTTGCTCACCATTGTTGGTAGAGAGGTCGACCTTCACACCAACAATGGTGATGTTTACACTGGAATCCTTTACGTTGTCTCTCCTGAAACTGAATTAGGTACGGTTCTTTTTCCTGAATTATTCTATTGTTTATATTTACTCTTATCtaagtatttttttctttattattaggTATACAATTAAAGCAATGCAAACTAGGAAATGGGATCATAGTAGATACGCAAGatattgcattaaatcaaatttCTAAAATTGTTGCAAAGGGTGTTACTGTTCTTGTGGAGAATCTTGGCAGGAGTTTCTTGATACTGGATGAGCAACCAAACTACCAGATTGATATTCAAAGGATATCTAGTGGAGAAGATACTAGGAGTTCGTTAATTATCAAGAACATTCCTAAGAGGTAAGAAAATGATGAGTTATTAGGTATATTCAAAAGATATATAGCAGTGTAgaaacattttgaaaatttttatagtttcttgatgatttttgcctattgtgaatttttttaaggTATACTTCAGAAATGCTTATATCTGAAATCAATGACACTCAACCAGGGACTTTTGATTTCATCTACCTTCCACTTGTCAAAAAAGTATGAtatgtatatattattagtaGGCAAATTCTTATCTACCCATTTCATTAAATTGGGCTGGATTACCCATTTGAGTTGGCACTAATCTAAACCATCCAATTAATCTTCTATCATTTATGtcatcaaaaatataaaagttgCAACTCTAGCAAGTTATAATtatgtaattataaaaatacccactgaattttaacaatttttcattCCATCTACTTCAAAGTTCAGATTTTTATAactaaaaattatcatttttcatcttttcttcATTTCTAGTTCATTttcgttttattattttttaaaatttcgaaCTTGGTATGCAACAAATTACAGTAAAACATTAAGTAGTTTTGTGGATCATGATTTTACAAATTTAATGAcacaaattttatgttttttcgaCAATCATAGAgggagaaatcaaagaaaaacctCTTCTTTTATGGTGTTCACAAAATCGcgaattttgttttaaatctcACGTTTTGATGTTTAAAACTTGATAATTTTGTGTTAAAATCTTTAGAAGATTGAATTCTGGTCGAAACGCACCAAAAATCGCACGAAACGGGACTGTAAACGCGGAGAAAATGGTGATGGAGCGCAACCCAGTTTTGACCCGTTTCTGGTCACGGGTTGACCCGCCAGAGGTTGAAGATACACTGTTCATGCTCCAGTGAGTCCCACTCGCGGGTCAGAGAGAGTGAGGGAGAGTGTGATAGCTACGAGCGTCCGATTTATATGCCGTTTTTTGCGTTGGGCTTTATTTAACAagctttatttttataatatttttttcaaatttatttcctgaattaaattttatttataaaatataacaacagtattaattaattaaacatttttaaataatgttattatgaaaaatatgttAGAAATACAATATTATATATCGTCAACTTTATATTGATATTCACTTCCCTTAATAAAGATGATATGATTATGCTTACCACATTCTACCTTCTCTAATTATaacaaacttaatttttttaattaacaaaatccTACAATTAGATGCAAGTGAAAGGTtagaaataagaagaaaaaaaatgaattttgcaCATTATCTTTCGTTTAGCATATTCTTGTGTCATGGCAGGAGTTTCTTGATACTGGATGAGCAACCAAACTACCAGATTGATATTCAAAGGATATCTAGTGGAGAAGATACTAGGAGTTCGTTAATTATCAAGAACATTCCTTAAGAGGTAAGAAAATGATGAGTTATTAGGTATATTCAAAAGATATATAGCAGTGTAgaaacattttgaaaatttttatagtttcttgatgatttttgcctattgtgaatttttttaaggTATACTTCAGAAATGCTTATATCTGAAATCAATGACACTCAACCAGGGACTTTTGATTTCATCTACCTTCCACTTGTCAAAAAAGTATGAtatgtatatattattagtaatgttagatttttgttttgtacCTCTTTCTAGgatgatttatttagtaatatttttctttttcttgcagGATAGAAGGAAAAATGTAGGTTATGCTTTCATCAATATGCTC
It contains:
- the LOC123904306 gene encoding uncharacterized protein LOC123904306; amino-acid sequence: MDEEEIGLKIEDIMCTFKNMDGGPGKLIVGVSKAMEQINDLIDKHKKNEEAPPSLSQETLLTLLTIVGREVDLHTNNGDVYTGILYVVSPETELGIQLKQCKLGNGIIVDTQDIALNQISKIVAKGVTVLVENLGRSFLILDEQPNYQIDIQRISSGEDTRSSLIIKNIPKRYTSEMLISEINDTQPGTFDFIYLPLVKKREKSKKNLFFYGVHKIANFVLNLTRLNSGRNAPKIARNGTVNAEKMVMERNPVLTRFWSRVDPPEVEDTLFMLQSFLILDEQPNYQIDIQRISSGEDTRSSLIIKNIP